The following coding sequences are from one Desulfosporosinus orientis DSM 765 window:
- the eutL gene encoding ethanolamine utilization microcompartment protein EutL, which translates to MIEPLKPKVLAVRLIPNVAPDFAEQLGLTGYQRSIGMITADIDDSTYVALDEATKKAEVEVVYAKSFYCGAARASGPLSGEIIGILAGPNPAEVRAGVDACIEHLENECWFYTCDGGKTAFFPHTVSRTGSYLSKIAGIEEGEALSYLIAPPIEAMFGLDAALKAAEVSMKTFYGPPSETNFGGGLLTGSQSACKSACEAFQRAVIDVCENALKF; encoded by the coding sequence ATGATCGAGCCCCTTAAACCAAAAGTCTTAGCAGTTCGTTTGATTCCCAACGTTGCCCCGGATTTTGCTGAACAGCTGGGTCTTACCGGCTACCAGCGCTCTATTGGCATGATTACCGCCGATATTGACGATTCCACCTATGTTGCTTTAGACGAAGCAACAAAAAAAGCGGAAGTTGAAGTTGTCTATGCGAAAAGCTTCTATTGCGGAGCCGCCCGTGCTTCCGGTCCTCTCTCAGGAGAGATCATCGGTATCCTGGCAGGCCCCAACCCGGCGGAAGTCCGGGCCGGCGTGGATGCCTGCATCGAGCACTTGGAAAATGAATGCTGGTTCTACACTTGTGACGGAGGAAAAACCGCCTTTTTCCCTCATACCGTTTCCCGGACAGGCAGCTATCTTTCCAAAATTGCCGGTATTGAAGAAGGAGAAGCCCTTTCTTACCTTATTGCACCCCCCATTGAGGCCATGTTTGGCTTAGATGCAGCTCTGAAAGCTGCCGAAGTCAGCATGAAAACCTTTTATGGACCGCCATCAGAAACAAACTTTGGCGGCGGACTCTTAACCGGCTCGCAAAGTGCCTGCAAATCAGCCTGCGAAGCTTTCCAAAGAGCAGTCATTGACGTTTGTGAAAATGCCTTGAAATTCTAG
- a CDS encoding ethanolamine ammonia-lyase reactivating factor EutA, translating to MAKEMTLVSVGIDVGTTTTQLVISQLTLVNVMPGSQVPKVEISHKSISYMGKVHFTPFEDRTHVDGSALRKIIAKEYEKAGVKPEEIDTGAIIITGETAKKENASEIIHSLADYAGDFVVATAGPDLESVIAGKGSGAEALSKHLHACIANIDIGGGTTNIAYFDRGKCIGTACINVGGRLFEVDPITQSLTFVSAPARELLNYCCSEKIKTSELKERGMIQDCLKNMVECVERVIFQEPLLEQDKGLIMTNLLPHVKIDGVVFSGGVARYIYLPGIHEWWIHGDVGPLLAEEFRRSRIYTGLTVHEGSETIHATVLGAGAHTVNVSGSTITVSEHTLPLRNMPAVYPEADGEGRFSWLKSAENYTDSLYHTLALIVPSLPNTDFSTILSLAEILAHELPLIKGEPKVVIAQQDIAKVLGQTLQRLLPATPLVCLDGIELAFGDFLDIAKPLPYQDAVPVIVKTLVFNS from the coding sequence ATGGCAAAAGAAATGACTCTGGTCAGTGTAGGGATCGATGTCGGAACAACAACAACTCAGTTGGTTATTTCGCAGCTCACTTTGGTGAATGTCATGCCTGGCAGTCAAGTCCCTAAAGTAGAAATCAGCCACAAAAGTATTTCCTATATGGGTAAGGTTCATTTTACTCCTTTCGAAGACCGGACCCACGTCGATGGTTCGGCACTTCGCAAGATTATTGCCAAAGAATATGAGAAAGCGGGAGTAAAGCCTGAAGAAATTGATACTGGGGCTATTATTATCACTGGGGAGACCGCCAAGAAGGAGAATGCCTCGGAAATTATTCATTCTTTAGCTGATTATGCGGGAGATTTTGTCGTAGCGACGGCTGGGCCGGATCTCGAAAGTGTGATTGCTGGGAAAGGATCGGGAGCCGAGGCACTCTCCAAGCATTTACATGCTTGTATTGCCAACATCGACATCGGCGGCGGGACAACGAATATTGCCTATTTTGATCGGGGCAAGTGCATAGGGACTGCCTGTATTAACGTTGGCGGCCGCCTTTTCGAAGTGGATCCTATAACCCAAAGCTTAACCTTTGTTTCTGCCCCTGCCCGCGAACTCTTGAATTATTGCTGTTCTGAGAAGATAAAGACTTCTGAACTCAAGGAAAGAGGGATGATTCAAGATTGCTTAAAGAATATGGTGGAATGTGTGGAGCGGGTTATTTTCCAGGAACCTTTACTGGAACAAGATAAAGGTCTGATCATGACAAACTTGTTGCCTCATGTAAAGATTGACGGTGTGGTCTTTTCCGGAGGGGTGGCCAGATATATTTATCTTCCAGGTATTCATGAATGGTGGATCCATGGAGATGTGGGACCGCTGCTGGCAGAGGAATTCCGGCGAAGCAGGATTTATACCGGCCTCACCGTCCATGAAGGTTCCGAAACCATTCATGCCACCGTGCTGGGAGCGGGAGCCCATACAGTGAATGTTTCAGGATCTACGATTACGGTCAGTGAGCATACTCTCCCCCTGCGCAATATGCCGGCAGTGTACCCGGAAGCGGACGGGGAGGGAAGGTTTTCCTGGCTGAAGTCTGCCGAGAATTACACGGATTCTCTCTACCATACCCTGGCCCTGATTGTTCCGTCCTTACCTAATACGGATTTTTCGACGATTCTTTCCTTGGCAGAGATCCTGGCCCATGAATTGCCTTTAATCAAGGGAGAGCCTAAAGTGGTGATTGCCCAGCAGGATATTGCCAAAGTCCTTGGCCAAACCTTACAAAGACTTCTGCCGGCAACCCCCCTTGTTTGCTTAGATGGTATTGAGCTGGCCTTCGGAGATTTTCTGGATATCGCCAAACCATTGCCATATCAGGATGCTGTGCCCGTCATCGTAAAAACCTTAGTTTTTAACTCTTAA
- a CDS encoding acetaldehyde dehydrogenase (acetylating), translating to MELDRDLCSLQEARNLVRAARKAQEALKELTQEQVDKIIDMMREAGEANAARLAMMAVSETGMGNYEDKCFKNYFASRTLYDFIKPMKTVGIIREDHEQKIWEIAEPVGVIAGIVPTTNPTSTVIYKSMIALKSRNAIVFSPHPSAVRCTSEAAKIMHQAAVAAGAPEGVIGCILNVSMGATNELMKHPDVAMILATGGSALVKAAYSSGKPALGVGPGNVPAFVERSADLAQAAEYIVMGKTFDNGTICASEQAIVAEECIADELIGHLKRFGAHFLDPEEVQKVSKVVMLPNGGVNPKVVGKDPKFVAQLAGISIPERTRCLIAPLSGVGPQWPLSYEKLTTVLGFYRVADWHEGCERCFQLLEAGGVGHSLSMHCNNQEVIREFALKKPVNRLLINTPAAMGGVGATTGLAPSFTLGCGTWAGSSVSENVTPLHLLNIKRVAWHQGIPERKPAEPMNITNPASSANPTPQVDAQLVQDIILQVMQHLNGMKG from the coding sequence ATGGAACTGGACAGAGATTTGTGTTCCTTACAAGAGGCCCGGAATTTAGTACGAGCTGCCCGCAAAGCCCAGGAAGCTCTTAAAGAGTTGACTCAGGAGCAAGTGGACAAAATTATTGACATGATGCGTGAAGCAGGGGAAGCCAATGCAGCACGATTAGCGATGATGGCAGTATCAGAAACCGGCATGGGAAACTATGAAGATAAATGCTTTAAAAACTACTTTGCATCCCGAACTTTATATGATTTTATCAAGCCTATGAAAACCGTAGGAATTATTCGCGAAGATCATGAACAAAAAATCTGGGAAATCGCTGAACCGGTTGGGGTTATCGCCGGGATCGTTCCCACTACCAACCCAACTTCCACCGTGATTTATAAATCCATGATTGCCCTTAAGTCCCGCAATGCCATCGTTTTTTCCCCTCATCCCAGCGCTGTGCGCTGTACCAGTGAAGCTGCGAAAATCATGCATCAGGCCGCAGTGGCTGCCGGTGCCCCGGAAGGCGTCATCGGCTGCATCCTCAATGTCTCCATGGGAGCTACCAACGAACTCATGAAACACCCTGATGTAGCCATGATTCTGGCCACAGGGGGCAGTGCCCTGGTTAAAGCGGCTTACAGCAGCGGCAAACCGGCCTTAGGGGTGGGCCCGGGCAATGTCCCGGCCTTTGTGGAACGAAGTGCCGATCTGGCCCAAGCCGCAGAATATATTGTTATGGGAAAAACCTTTGACAATGGCACGATTTGTGCTTCTGAGCAAGCGATTGTCGCTGAAGAATGCATTGCTGATGAGCTTATCGGTCATCTCAAGCGATTTGGAGCCCATTTTCTTGATCCGGAGGAAGTGCAGAAAGTATCCAAAGTTGTTATGCTGCCTAATGGCGGGGTTAATCCAAAGGTTGTGGGCAAAGATCCTAAATTTGTGGCCCAGCTGGCGGGAATCAGCATTCCTGAACGGACACGCTGCCTGATAGCTCCCTTAAGCGGTGTGGGTCCCCAGTGGCCTCTCTCCTACGAAAAGCTCACCACAGTCCTGGGCTTCTATCGGGTTGCCGACTGGCATGAAGGCTGCGAACGCTGTTTTCAGCTCTTGGAAGCCGGAGGGGTAGGACATAGCCTTTCTATGCACTGCAACAATCAGGAAGTGATCCGGGAATTTGCCCTGAAAAAACCCGTCAACCGGCTGCTTATCAATACCCCGGCAGCTATGGGCGGCGTTGGTGCCACCACCGGTCTGGCTCCTTCATTTACTTTGGGCTGCGGGACTTGGGCAGGATCAAGTGTTTCCGAGAATGTCACGCCATTGCACCTGCTTAATATTAAAAGGGTTGCCTGGCACCAGGGTATACCGGAGCGCAAGCCTGCCGAGCCAATGAACATTACCAACCCGGCAAGCTCCGCAAACCCAACACCTCAAGTTGATGCCCAGCTTGTTCAAGACATCATTCTGCAAGTTATGCAGCATCTGAACGGGATGAAAGGTTAA
- a CDS encoding ethanolamine ammonia-lyase subunit EutB: protein MNLKTRLFGQTFNFKDVKDVLAKANEIKSGDILAGIAAADAAERIAAKRVLSELTLEDLRNNPVIPLEIDEVSRIIDEDVNEPIYHTIKNWSVAEFREFIMRTETTGSVLQRISRGLTSEMVAAVAKLMSNLDLILGAAKIQNLAHCNTTVGAAGCLASRLQPNHPTDGVDGILASLREGLSYGVGDAVIGLNPVDDSVPATIRSLETLYNFVEEWNVPTQICVLAHITTQMKALRKGAPVHLLFQSIAGSQVGNEAFGVSKEILDEAYALGLKEGRATGPNIMYFETGQGSELSSEAHHGADQVTLEARCYGLARHYKPFLVNTVVGFIGPEYLYDTRQVTRAGLEDHFMGKLTGLPMGVDACYTNHMKADQNDIENLATLLTAAGCTYFMGIPMGDDVMLNYQCTSYHDIAALRELFRLRPLPEFEAWAESMGILTKGKLTARAGDATIFTR, encoded by the coding sequence GTGAATCTAAAAACACGACTTTTTGGTCAAACATTTAATTTTAAAGATGTCAAAGATGTTCTGGCCAAAGCTAATGAAATTAAGTCCGGTGATATTCTGGCCGGCATAGCGGCTGCTGACGCTGCCGAACGTATCGCAGCGAAACGGGTATTATCCGAGCTGACTCTGGAGGATTTGCGGAATAATCCGGTTATCCCTTTAGAGATAGATGAGGTATCCCGGATTATTGATGAGGATGTTAATGAACCTATCTACCATACGATTAAGAACTGGAGCGTTGCAGAGTTTCGGGAGTTCATCATGAGAACGGAAACGACAGGGTCTGTTCTCCAGAGGATCAGCCGGGGTCTTACCTCGGAGATGGTTGCTGCCGTTGCTAAACTTATGAGCAACCTGGATTTAATCCTAGGTGCCGCCAAAATTCAAAACCTGGCTCACTGCAATACAACTGTCGGCGCAGCAGGCTGCCTGGCTTCCCGGCTTCAGCCTAATCATCCCACAGATGGGGTTGACGGTATTTTGGCCAGCCTTAGGGAAGGTTTATCCTATGGTGTGGGCGACGCAGTGATAGGTCTTAATCCTGTTGACGATTCCGTGCCGGCTACCATACGCAGTTTGGAAACTCTTTATAACTTTGTTGAAGAATGGAATGTTCCCACTCAGATTTGTGTTCTGGCACACATTACTACCCAAATGAAGGCTCTGAGAAAAGGTGCTCCTGTTCACTTATTATTCCAATCCATTGCCGGTTCCCAAGTGGGCAATGAAGCTTTTGGAGTCAGCAAAGAAATTCTCGACGAAGCCTATGCCCTGGGCTTAAAAGAAGGACGTGCCACAGGCCCTAATATTATGTATTTCGAAACAGGACAAGGATCGGAACTCTCCTCCGAAGCCCACCATGGAGCAGACCAAGTGACCTTGGAGGCCCGTTGTTACGGCTTGGCTCGTCACTATAAGCCCTTCTTGGTGAATACCGTTGTAGGATTTATTGGCCCGGAATATCTTTACGATACTCGTCAGGTGACCAGAGCGGGTTTGGAAGATCATTTTATGGGTAAACTGACAGGCTTGCCTATGGGTGTGGATGCTTGTTATACCAACCACATGAAGGCTGACCAAAACGATATTGAAAACTTGGCAACCCTTCTTACGGCAGCAGGCTGTACCTACTTCATGGGAATTCCCATGGGGGATGATGTGATGCTGAATTACCAGTGCACCAGTTATCATGATATAGCGGCATTGAGAGAATTGTTCAGACTGCGGCCGCTTCCTGAGTTTGAAGCCTGGGCAGAATCAATGGGAATCCTGACAAAGGGCAAACTTACGGCCCGTGCAGGGGATGCAACGATATTCACAAGGTAA
- the eutC gene encoding ethanolamine ammonia-lyase subunit EutC, with protein sequence MSSLEDSVRLIVEELLKGMEKEKQQSASASSPAVSSASVDDQPMTDLAEIDLQRYLQVPDPVSKDLYEEMKLATPARIGVWRSGPRPLTETLLRFRADHAVAQDSVMGEVPEEFPAKYNMVSVTTPCQSKDEYLTRPDLGRKLDADSLEKIRKECSPGAMVQIIVSDGLSSKAVEANIPNLLPALTQGLEGMGVKLGTSIFVRNGRVAVMDMIGEELKPEVAVILIGERPGLGTAESMSAYIGYNPRLGMVESERTVISNIHKGGTPAAEAGAHLASLIKKILDAKASGVNLE encoded by the coding sequence ATGAGCAGTTTAGAAGACAGTGTTCGTTTGATCGTTGAAGAATTGCTGAAAGGAATGGAGAAGGAGAAGCAGCAAAGTGCAAGTGCTTCTTCCCCGGCTGTCAGTTCGGCAAGCGTTGACGATCAGCCAATGACAGATTTAGCAGAAATCGATTTACAGCGTTATTTGCAAGTACCGGATCCCGTTAGTAAAGACCTTTATGAAGAAATGAAACTGGCCACCCCGGCCCGGATCGGAGTTTGGAGAAGCGGGCCCCGTCCGCTGACAGAAACCCTGCTCCGTTTTCGCGCGGATCATGCTGTGGCTCAGGATTCGGTTATGGGGGAGGTTCCGGAAGAATTTCCCGCCAAGTATAACATGGTTTCTGTCACAACACCTTGCCAGTCCAAGGATGAGTATCTGACCCGACCGGATCTGGGCCGCAAGCTTGATGCTGATAGTTTAGAAAAAATCCGGAAAGAATGCAGCCCGGGGGCTATGGTGCAAATCATTGTTTCCGACGGACTTTCCAGCAAAGCGGTGGAAGCCAATATTCCTAATCTGCTCCCCGCCTTAACTCAAGGGCTGGAAGGAATGGGAGTAAAGCTGGGAACCTCCATCTTTGTCCGCAATGGCCGGGTTGCTGTGATGGACATGATTGGCGAAGAGCTGAAACCTGAAGTGGCAGTGATTCTCATCGGTGAACGTCCGGGCTTGGGAACCGCTGAAAGCATGAGCGCTTACATTGGCTATAATCCCAGACTGGGCATGGTAGAAAGTGAAAGAACCGTGATCAGTAATATTCATAAGGGCGGAACTCCGGCGGCTGAAGCCGGTGCCCATCTGGCCAGCCTGATTAAAAAAATCCTGGATGCCAAGGCATCAGGTGTTAATCTGGAGTAA
- a CDS encoding BMC domain-containing protein: MAIREDLVALGMVETRGIVGAIEAADAMVKAANVTLIGKVKVGGALVTVMVRGDVGAVKASVDAGAAAAERVGELVSCHVIPRPHPELEAILPKLPVFEEKPKSKNVENK; this comes from the coding sequence ATGGCCATCAGAGAAGATCTCGTAGCCCTGGGAATGGTTGAAACCCGCGGAATCGTGGGAGCTATTGAAGCGGCAGATGCCATGGTCAAGGCAGCCAATGTTACCTTAATCGGGAAAGTAAAAGTCGGAGGTGCTTTAGTAACGGTTATGGTCCGGGGGGATGTGGGGGCTGTCAAAGCCTCTGTGGATGCCGGAGCCGCTGCTGCAGAGCGGGTTGGAGAACTTGTCAGCTGTCATGTTATTCCCCGTCCTCATCCGGAACTGGAAGCCATTTTGCCTAAATTGCCTGTATTCGAAGAAAAACCGAAATCGAAAAACGTTGAAAATAAATAA